The sequence below is a genomic window from Brevibacillus laterosporus.
GCGTGTGTATGACGATCGAGTGACGGACCAGCATTTTAAAGAGCTGGACACTCGCATGAAAGAAATTGAATCTCATTTAAGTCGTACATTACAAGGTAGTGAGGTTTATCGGATCAATGAACAAGCGGGAAAACAAGCTGTACCTGTATCGGTTGAAACCTATGAAGTAATTACAAAATCTATGAAATATGCGGAGTTATCAGAAGGGTGTTTTGATCCAGCGATCGGTCCATTGGTCAGTTTGTGGAATATTGGGCAAGATAATGCAAAGGTACCTTCGGAAGAGAACATCAAAAAGATGTTGCAGGTGATTGATTATCATCAAATTGTTTTAGATGATGCAAAGCGGACGGTGTTTTTGAAGCAGCCAAACATGGCAATTGATTTAGGCGGGATCGGTAAAGGGTATGCTGCCGACCAAATTGCTGCTTATTTAAAAGAAAACGACTTTAACAGTGCCATTATTGATTTGGGTGGGAACATTCTAGCGCTTGGAAAAAAGCCGAACGGAAATGATTGGACTATTGGTATCCAAGATCCAGATCGTAACCGTGGCAATCAACTAGGTAAATTAAAAGTTACAAATAAGACGGTGGTTACGTCAGGGATTTACGAACGTTATTTCGAAGAGAATGGCAAGCATTACCATCATATTTTAAACCCAGCAACAGGATATCCTGTTGAAAATAATTTGTTTGGCGTTAGCATCATTACGAATGAATCTGCCGATGCGGATGCTTTGTCAACAACCGGATTTGCATTAGGCTTGGAAAAAGGGATGTCCTTTATGGAAAGCTTGCCAAATGTAGAGGCTATTTTTATCACAAAAGATAAAAAGGTTCACATTACTGGCGGCTTAAAAGGTAATTGGGAATTGACCAATGAACAATACCAGATGGCAAATTAGGTACATGCTCCTCACAGCTTAATGAATAACAAAAATAAAATAAATACAGTTTGTTAGCACTCTTTTCACTCAATAAAACCGTCAGATGAACGTAACGTTCGTTTGATGGTTTTTTCCAATGGTTTAAAAGTATATCGCCAAGGCTTGGGCATATACTGATTGTATAAACGGGTGGGGGTGAACCACGTGCAAACAGTATCCGTATTCCTACAATCTACTCATCAACACTACATCGAGCGGTTCCGTCATATTCTTCAGAGCATGCAGGAGATGATAGATACGTCCCCCGTTCGCATTGAGTGCCGGGTAGAGGAGCATGAATGTCATACACAGTTTCGCTTTGTTAGTTGGTCACGGGAAGAGTATACCTGTGATACCTTGGAATATATGGCTTCCTTTGTTGCTTTAGTTATTACTGAGTGGACCATGCAGGTTGTGGAAGTAGAGATGTTGCGTTCCTTTTTAAAACGGAAAGAACATAGGGCTCTTATTCATAAGTTTGACGAGATCTATCCTTATATTCAATTTGTGTTCCATGAGTTGGATGAAGTGCGTGAAAATATGAACCGCTCCACACGCAAAGCAGCCATTTATGAACAGGTTTTGCAATATATAGAGGAAGAACAATACCTTTATTTGGAAGGTTTCGTGAAATTTCGTTTGAAAAACTACCATATTTTGTTGGACAAGGCTTTTGACATGGGCTTGCAACAATATCAACAGGACAAGGAGTATCAGGAGTTTGTTGAATTACTCCGCTTCTTTGTTTCGAAACAGGAGCATCGTTATCCACTTGTTCATGTCGTGTTGCGGGAGTCGCACGAATTTTTTATGTATGATCAAGAAGATACCAAGATAGACCTGAGCCAATTGGAAGCCATTTTGGGATTTAAGCCAGATCGTCAAGAGGATTATATCGTGAGTGCATTAATTGCGCTTGCACCTGAAAAGATTGTTATTCATGGAGCGGAAGAGAGTAGCCTCTTGTTGCAGACGATGCAGGCTGTATTTGGGGATCGTGTATTGGCGTGTGTGAGTTGTGCTCATTGTTTAACGACTCCTGGAAATCTTGACTTCCAATTCTCCAGTCACTATAATACATAAGTAATAAGAGTCAAATACAGTGAGAAGGACAAGAATCTTGTTTTAGCGTTCTAGAGAGGGGAGCCATGGCTGAGAGCTCACCACGCAGCGAACAATGATTTACCACCTTCGAGTAGCGGCTGGGAACGGCATTTTGCCTAGTATCGGTCAGCCGGTGTGAAACCGTTATCGTTTACGTAGAGGGATTTATCCTAAGCAACAGGGGATAAATCTGAACTAGGGTGGTACCACGAGAAAATAAGCGCTCGTCCCTTTTGGGATTGAGCGTTTTTTTATTTTTTAAATTGCTCGGGTTAGCTCGGGCGATGATACACATACGGAAGGGAAGTTATGAAAATGGCACAAGTAAAAGTAACTCTGCCAGACGGCTCTGTTCGTGAATACGAAGCGGGCGTAACAATTGAAGATATCGCAGGTTCCATTAGCACTAGCTTGAAGAAAAAAGCGGTAGCAGGAAAAGTAAATGGCAAGGTTGTAGATTTATCTACACCTATCCAAGAAGATACAAACGTGGAAATTGTGACACTTGATACGAAAGACGGCGTGGAAGTATATCGCCACAGTACAGCCCATTTGCTAGCTCAAGCGGTAAAACGTGTATTCGGTAGCGAGGTTAAATTCGGGATTGGTCCTGTAATTGAGGACGGTTTCTACTATGATATGGATATTCCAGTTAGCTTAACGCCTGAAGATCTAATCAAATTGGAAGCTGAAATGAACAAGATTATCAAGGAAAACTTGAAGATCGAGCGTAAAGAAGTAAGTCGTGAAGAAGCGATGCGCATCTTTGGCGAATTAAATGATCATTTGAAGCTAGAATTAATTCGTGACTTACCAGAGGATTCCGTCATCACGATGTACCATCAGGGTGAATTCTTTGACCTATGCCGTGGACCTCATTTGCCTTCCACTGGAGTAATTAAAGCATTCAAATTGATGAGTGTGGCAGGTGCTTACTGGCGTGGTAACTCTGATAACCAAGTATTACAACGCGTATATGGCACAGCTTTCCCGAAAAAAGCAGACATGGATGAACACTTGCACTTCTTAGAAGAAGCGAAGAAACGCGACCATCGTAAATTGGGAAAAGAACTAAGCTTGTACATGTTCTCGGAAGAAGCACCAGGTATGCCTTTCTATCTGCCTAACGGTATGACGATCCGCAACGAGCTGGAGCAATTCTCCCGTCGTTTGCAAGACCTAGCTTTATACGAGGAAGTTCGTACACCATTCATGATGAACCAACGTCTATGGGAGCAATCCGGTCACTGGGATCACTATCATGAGAATATGTATTTCTCAGAAGTAGACAACACAACGTTCGCCCTTAAACCGATGAACTGTCCTGGTCATATGCTGATTTATAAAAACGAGATGCATTCTTATCGCGATCTACCAATTCGCTACTCCGAGTTCGGACAGGTGCATCGTCATGAGTACTCTGGTGCGTTAAATGGTATGTTACGTGTTCGTACGTTCTGTCAGGATGATGCACACGTGTTCGTACGTCCTGATCAGATTGAGGCGGAAATTAAAGGCATGATCCAACTAATCGATAAAATTTACAGTGTATTTGGCTTCAAATACAGTGTAGAGCTATCTACTCGTCCAGAGGATTCTATGGGATCTGATGAACTGTGGGATATTGCAGAAAGCTCTTTGAAAAACGTATTGGATGAACTAGGTATGGATTACGAAATCAATGAGGGCGATGGCGCATTCTATGGTCCAAAAATTGACTTCCAAATCACAGATGCTCTGAAACGTAGTCACCAATGCGGAACAATTCAGTTGGACTTCCAATTGCCTGAAAAATTCGATCTAAGCTATATTGGACAGGATAATGAGAAGCATCGTCCGGTTGTTTTGCACCGTGCTATGTATGGTTCACTTGACCGCTTTATCGGTATTTTGGTTGAACATTATGGCGGTGGGTTCCCAACTTGGCTTGCACCAATACAAGCTCGTTTGATGACGATTAATGAAGTGCATGTTCCTTATGCAGAAGAAGTGCGCAAGCAATTGCTACAAGCGGGTATTCGTGTAGAGCTAGATTCCCGTAATGAAAAAATCGGTTACAAAATCCGCGAAGCCCAAATGCAAAAAATCCCGTATATGCTGGTTATCGGGGAAAAAGAAATGGAAGAGGGAGCATTATCCGTACGTAAACGCGGAGAAGGCGATCTAGGCAGTAAGCCGGTTGCTGATGTATTGGCTCATCTTCAAAATGAAATTCTAGAAAGAAAATAAGTACAACACTTGACAAACACCTAACTGTTATGTGATACTACTTAGGTGTGATAACTTCACATTTCGAGATTGAAGCAGAAGCGCCCAGCTTCTCACCTGAATCGACGTCTAGCTGGACAGTTGACGGGTCTAACGTATGCAAAGCCTCCGATTCATTCGTTGTTTTGCTAAAGGTGAGATTAAATGCGGGCGCTATAGCGTCCGCATTTTTATGTGTGTGGCGATTGATGACTATTGATCGCCACATGCTTATGAAAAGCTTTCAACTATGCAATACCAGCTTTTCTACTATCCGTTTTTGCTCTCGAAAGACTATGGAGGTGGCAAATCATTAGCAAGGATCAAATGTTGGTGAATGAGGCGATTCGTGCTCGAGAAGTACGCTTGATTGGTGCAAACGGTGACCAATTAGGTGTAGTACCACTGAGAGAAGCATTACGTATTGCACAAGAATCTGAATTAGATCTTGTCAACGTAGCTCCTACAGCAAAACCTCCTGTTTGCCGTATTATGGACTTTGGTAAGTTCAAGTATGAGCAATCGAAAAAGGAGAAAGAAGCTCGCAAGAACCAAAAAATTGTTGAGCTGAAGGAAGTTCGTTTTTCCTCTAACATTGAGGAACACGATTTCCAAACGAAACTTCGCAATGTGCTAAAGTTTCTGGGTGAGGAACACAAAGTGAAATG
It includes:
- a CDS encoding FAD:protein FMN transferase, encoding MKHKFSLLFFLILSLILNGCASKPYEESVNTAIQPHSESYFIYDTIVTVRVYDDRVTDQHFKELDTRMKEIESHLSRTLQGSEVYRINEQAGKQAVPVSVETYEVITKSMKYAELSEGCFDPAIGPLVSLWNIGQDNAKVPSEENIKKMLQVIDYHQIVLDDAKRTVFLKQPNMAIDLGGIGKGYAADQIAAYLKENDFNSAIIDLGGNILALGKKPNGNDWTIGIQDPDRNRGNQLGKLKVTNKTVVTSGIYERYFEENGKHYHHILNPATGYPVENNLFGVSIITNESADADALSTTGFALGLEKGMSFMESLPNVEAIFITKDKKVHITGGLKGNWELTNEQYQMAN
- the thrS gene encoding threonine--tRNA ligase, which encodes MAQVKVTLPDGSVREYEAGVTIEDIAGSISTSLKKKAVAGKVNGKVVDLSTPIQEDTNVEIVTLDTKDGVEVYRHSTAHLLAQAVKRVFGSEVKFGIGPVIEDGFYYDMDIPVSLTPEDLIKLEAEMNKIIKENLKIERKEVSREEAMRIFGELNDHLKLELIRDLPEDSVITMYHQGEFFDLCRGPHLPSTGVIKAFKLMSVAGAYWRGNSDNQVLQRVYGTAFPKKADMDEHLHFLEEAKKRDHRKLGKELSLYMFSEEAPGMPFYLPNGMTIRNELEQFSRRLQDLALYEEVRTPFMMNQRLWEQSGHWDHYHENMYFSEVDNTTFALKPMNCPGHMLIYKNEMHSYRDLPIRYSEFGQVHRHEYSGALNGMLRVRTFCQDDAHVFVRPDQIEAEIKGMIQLIDKIYSVFGFKYSVELSTRPEDSMGSDELWDIAESSLKNVLDELGMDYEINEGDGAFYGPKIDFQITDALKRSHQCGTIQLDFQLPEKFDLSYIGQDNEKHRPVVLHRAMYGSLDRFIGILVEHYGGGFPTWLAPIQARLMTINEVHVPYAEEVRKQLLQAGIRVELDSRNEKIGYKIREAQMQKIPYMLVIGEKEMEEGALSVRKRGEGDLGSKPVADVLAHLQNEILERK
- the infC gene encoding translation initiation factor IF-3, coding for MLVNEAIRAREVRLIGANGDQLGVVPLREALRIAQESELDLVNVAPTAKPPVCRIMDFGKFKYEQSKKEKEARKNQKIVELKEVRFSSNIEEHDFQTKLRNVLKFLGEEHKVKCTIRFRGREITHSQIGQQVLERVAAACEQEATVERRPKIEGRSMIMILAPTPKSEK